From the Theileria parva strain Muguga chromosome 3 map unlocalized ctg_531, whole genome shotgun sequence genome, one window contains:
- the sae1 gene encoding SUMO-activating enzyme subunit 1 has product MSSSDDLLEVIDITEPGEIGDLNTQNDTFLTGADEQVYDRQIRLWGIQAQKIIMNSRILFIGKNGILEESMKNLLLSGMNITLVNNHLVTEDDVKLSFFLKSDDVGFPHSERLCERMSRIAFNEKRIEGRNLELLTEVNGQYQFTDPELIKSFHVLVISTSNYPLHQLELIDELCRELGIAFFATLSCGTYGYFFTDLHQHTVLELMNKKSGKLTIQYRNLSSVLSKPQFPKNCEPELRALMALISLVKEGNLDQDEKLEQISTQYNADTQILKEMIKMHGLEFPVTSSILGGYLALEIRKFVTKQHETIPNFCLFDMINSSVSTAML; this is encoded by the exons atgtcGAGTTCCGACGACTTATTGGAAGTTATTGACATCACTGAGCCTGGTGAAATTGGTGACTTAAATACTCAAAACgatacatttttaaccGGAGCTGACGAACAAGTTTATGACAGACAAATACGCCTTTGGGGAATTCAAGCCCAGAAAAT AATAATGAATTCTCGGATTTTATTCATTGGAAAAAACGGAATTCTCGAAGAATCCATGAAAAACCTACTACTCTCCG GCATGAACATAACGCTTGTGAACAATCATCTGGTAACAGAAGATGATGTAAAATTATCCTTCTTTCTCAAATCTGACGATGTCGGATTTCCC CATTCGGAACGCCTGTGTGAGAGAATGTCGAGAATAGCGTTTAATGAGAAGCGAATTGAGGGAAGGAATTTGGAACTATTAACAGAAGTTAATGGACAATATCAATTCACAGACCCAGAACTCATTAAATCCTTCCACGTACTCGTCATTTCCACATCCAATTATCCCCTACACCAACTT GAGCTAATAGATGAGCTCTGTAGAGAGCTTGGGATAGCATTTTTTGCCACTCTCTCCTGTGGAACCTACGGTTACTTTTTCACAGATTTACACCAACACACTGT ACTGGAActaatgaataaaaagtctggaaaattaactatacaatATCGCAACTTATCCTCCGTTCTCTCCAAA CCTCAATTCCCGAAGAATTGTGAGCCGGAATTGAGGGCTTTAATGGCGTTAATTTCCCTTGTCAAGGAGGGAAATTTGGACCAAGACGAAAAATTAGAACAAATTTCGACACAATACAACGCAGACACACAAATTCTAAA ggaaatgataaaaatgcACGGGTTGGAATTCCCCGTTACCTCCTCCATTCTCGGAGGTTATCTAg CGTTGGAGATACGTAAATTCGTAACGAAACAGCATGAAACTATACCTAATTTCTGTCTTTTCGATATGATAAACTCCTCCGTTTCCACAGCCATgctataa
- a CDS encoding Ribosomal protein L41 family protein, with protein MGRINTLFHLLDYFNYFHPFSTLKLKMSHGASRYKKAHAKMRWKWKKKRTRRLQRKRRKMRQRSR; from the exons ATGGGGCGTATTAATACTTTATTTCATTTACTCgattattttaactacTTTCATCCTTTTTCCACATTAAAG TTGAAAATGTCTCACGGCGCCAGCAGATATAAAAAGGCGCACGCCAAAATGCGCTGGAAA TGGAAGAAGAAGAGGACGAGGCGTTTGCAGAGGAAGAGGCGGAAGATGAGGCAGAGGTCaagataa
- the ksg1 gene encoding Protein kinase domain protein, with protein sequence MKSGFLITDNPKISLLSEKPKESDHSLGTRKYRCDDFDFERNIGSGNFSNVWHVTLKSNPFISYALKIYNISLVNSKNHENFVKQERASLLCLNSPGHKNVIKLIDTFKDNSNVYLIYEPATEGELWDLVKYSGSISDEFASWIIHQVLDGLEYVHSKGIIHRDLKCENIVIAQNTLKIIDFATSKHRNTNDSITHSTPQDTLQDTLTHSKHSKQDKSLRRTFEYYVGTPNFMDPEAISNADSGFKRDFWSLGCLMYQVLVGRPPFYGSTEYFIIDRVRKFDLSFPPSINPDAKDLILSLLRDPEDRLGFDQIRAHPFLTSNKPKNLLGEFKSIRETCCKIGKLLLELENTREPEPSQEFTNKFNTHINTIRNEFTDTEECNSNCVLERVIELMYWMLEETKREITKEIAEANKYLS encoded by the exons ATGAAGTCGGGATTCTTGATTACTGATAATCCTAAAATCTCACTTTTAAGTGAAAAACCTAAGGAATCAGACCACTCTCTCGGCACACGGAAA TATAGGTGTGATGATTTTGATTTCGAGAGGAATATTGGTTCTGGTAACTTTTCCAATGTCTGGCACGTCACCCTCAAATCCAACCCCTTCATCTCATACGCACTCAAAATCTACAATATC TCATTGGTGAATAGTAAGAATCACGAGAACTTTGTGAAGCAGGAGCGTGCTTCTCTATTATGTTTAAACTCTCCGGGGCATAAGAATGTTATTAAACTCATCGACACTTTCAAAGATAACTCCAACGTCTATCTCATCTACGAACCCGCCAC GGAAGGAGAGTTATGGGATTTAGTTAAGTATTCTGGCTCGATTAGTGACGAGTTTGCGAGTTGGATTATTCACCAGGTGCTTGACGGGCTTGAGTACGTCCACTCCAAAGGCATTATTCACAGGGACCTCAAGTGCGAAAACATCGTTATCGCCCAAAACACACTCAAAATCATCGATTTTGCCACCTCCAAACACCGTAACACAAACGACTCTATTACACACAGTACACCACAGGATACACTACAGGATACACTGACACATAGTAAACATAGTAAACAGGATAAATCATTGAGAAGAACGTTTGAGTATTATGTGGGAACCCCGAATTTTATGGATCCTGAGGCGATAAGTAACGCTGACAGTGGTTTTAAAAGAGATTTCTGGAGTCTGGGTTGTCTTATGTATCAAGTTCTCGTGGGCAGGCCTCCGTTCTACGGGTCCACAGAATATTTCATCATCGATAGAGTTAGGAAATTTGATCTGTCGTTTCCTCCCTCCATTAATCCAGACGCTAAAGACTTAATACTATCACTACTGAGGGACCCCGAGGACAGGTTAGGATTTGACCAAATTCGCGCACATCCCTTTTTAACCTCTAATAAACCAAAGAATTTACTCGGAGAATTCAAGTCTATACGTGAAACCTGTTGTAAAATCGGGAAACTGCTGCTTGAACTTGAGAACACAAGGGAACCCGAACCCTCCCAAGAATTCACcaacaaatttaacacaCACATTAATACCATAAGAAATGAATTTACAGATACAGAGGAATGTAATAGTAATTGTGTATTGGAAAGAGTAATAGAATTAATGTATTGGATGTTAGAAGAGACAAAGAGGGAAATAACTAAAGAGATAGCCGAGGcgaataaatatttatcttGA
- a CDS encoding putative integral membrane protein, translated as MSETQDPLHEYKLQQKENYEERNLMKVGTHVLQDDVYTALDPNDNLTGSVYSISDYNQRSTGNVFSVFFSSLKDKMTRLSDFVVPSYSSLTPAEAASSTAFFGVLLFVFIFCILSLF; from the exons atgtcaGAGACTCAGGACCCGTTACATGAATATAAACTACAGCAGAAAGAGAACTACGAAGAACGTAATCTCATG aaaGTTGGAACACATGTCCTTCAAGACGATGTTTACACCGCTCTAGATCCCAACGATAA TTTAACAGGATCTGTATACTCCATCTCAGACTACAATCAAAG GAGCACTGGGAATGTTTTTTCTGTGTTTTTTTCATCATTAAAGGATAAAATGACACGTCTATc TGATTTTGTGGTTCCAAGTTACTCGTCACTTACACCTGCGGAAGCGGCTTCTTCCACGGCCTTTTTCGGAGTTTTACTCTTTGTCTTCATCTTCTGCATCCTATCGCTCTTTTAA
- the NFYB gene encoding Histone-like transcription factor (CBF/NF-Y) and archaeal histone family protein: protein MFNSESQLDELLHNANNQFQIKNNFIKGNDLRVFFNIPEQEHYNNFNAHLNHFKHNFYNDNSFIGREDYYNLKHEEYPDSTEPGEEPAIEPYNTQHSQYNTQHSQYNTQHSQSSQNDTQNSQNDPYAGNKAVCGPGELIKKEFVKRDSINDENYIKDDIYRNEPYRNESYINDEIYGNESYINDDIYRNDELYGREELYGREELYGGDEVCRKEEFASSCQDLVEKDQMFGKYDYNDFMTPVAKCVENDTSLPIANIGRLMKSVLPQSAKIAKQAKDMIRDCVTEFIFFISSEASDLCNTERRKTLNADDIFVAMNKLGFEHYNKPLRSYHNKWKEIRDLNIPQSNPRSQ, encoded by the exons ATGTTTAACTCGGAATCGCAATTGGATGAATTATTACATAATGCAAATAACcaatttcaaattaaaaataatttcatcaaGGGAAATGACCTAAGAGTATTTTTCAACATTCCCGAACAAGAACACTACAACAATTTCAACGCCCATTTAAACcattttaaacataatttCTACAACGATAACTCCTTCATAG GTAGAGAggattattataatttaaagcaTGAGGAATATCCAGACAGTACAGAACCCGGCGAAGAACCTGCCATAGAACCATATAACACACAACATAGTCAATATAACACGCAACATAGTCAATATAACACGCAACATAGTCAAAGTAGTCAAAATGACACGCAAAATAGTCAGAATGATCCATACGCTGGAAATAAAGCTGTGTGTGGACCTGGTGAACTAATTAAAAAGGAATTTGTAAAACGTGATTCAATCAATGATGAAAATTACATAAAGGATGACATTTATAGAAATGAACCATACAGAAATGAGTCATATAtaaatgatgaaatttATGGAAATGAGTCATATATAAATGATGACATTTATAGAAATGATGAGTTGTATGGAAGGGAAGAATTGTATGGAAGGGAAGAGTTGTATGGAGGTGATGAAGTGTGTAGAAAGGAGGAGTTTGCAAGTTCATGTCAGGATTTGGTGGAAAAGGATCAGATGTTTGGTAAATATGACTACAACGACTTCATGACACCAGTAGCCAAATGTGTCGAAAATGACAC ATCACTGCCTATTGCGAATATTGGAAGACTAATGAAAAGCGTACTTCCGCAATCTGCCAAAATCGCCAAACAAGCCAAGGACATGATCCGAGATTGCGTCACCGaattcatcttcttcatctcCTCCGAA GCTTCGGATTTGTGTAATACTGAGCGTCGTAAGACGTTGAATGCGGATGATATATTTGTGGCGATGAACAAGTTGGGGTTTGAGCATTACAATAAGCCGCTGAGGAGTTACCATAACAAGTGGAAAGAAATCAGGGACCTCAACATACCTCAGAGTAACCCAAGATCACAGTAA
- a CDS encoding putative integral membrane protein, protein MERRNILEILKRILKNFTYLFTKTCYDECAKDMIQRDFIGPFFITLAFSLAVYNPWKDREGGSVIYSFALFFLILWIGPVICGINATFMGSNQDCLCVISAMMYFLFPVCLATVVALWFPILYRMLIILPSFGYSNLILYRFLKAQSQENRQILVFQPVLLFYSIYTILAILN, encoded by the exons ATGGAAAGGAGGAATATA ttggaaattttaaagagaattttaaaaaatttcaCTTATCTATTCACCAAAACTTGCTACGATGAGTGTGCCAAGGATATGATTCAAC GGGATTTTATAGGCCCTTTTTTCATAACTTTGGCCTTTTCACT gGCAGTGTATAACCCCTGGAAAGATAGAGAAGGAGgctcagttatttactccTTTGCCTTATTCTTCTTAATTCTCTGGATCGGACCCGTTATTTGCGGAATTAACGCCACATTCATGGGATCCAACCA GGATTGTTTATGTGTAATTTCGGCGATgatgtattttttatttccaGTGTGTTTGGCTACGGTTGTGGCCTTGTGGTTCCCTATTCTCTACAGGatgttaattattctaCCTTCCTTCGGATATTCTAATTTAA TTTTATATCGATTTTTAAAGGCTCAAAGTCAGGAGAATAGGCAGATTCTTGTATTTCAACCGGTTTTACttttttactcaatttacACCATTCTCGCCATATTAAattga
- the PIGK gene encoding GPI-anchor transamidase: protein MIYLENKMILHMCKFLLIFLYISLLRFCVLVNGNFVPDSFMGLSTVIGPDTYGILNQYKNLYTEGLSQFVSDKVNLSKYKRFYTEFEPVAANIFTKYKQVTAIFMSTSRFYYNYRHSGNVFAVLSKYVKFGQLSNKYMSPILPETCACHPTNTAAGRIYVDSNVNLKYYKGVISKDESNIYYEDLIIKYNGHGLLKKHFRYAMTGRYPKQFPNSLKVYTQYTVGDEVGSNKFVYMTGHGGDSYLQFQAKDFISSVEMATNFKEMYLKEPRMKIFTLLDTCQASTMYTHVDKEIPLVWIASSVRGESSYSHNPNPYISISTCDKFTFVLSNFLNSVLSGIVHGTNKASVSRLSLRQLLRNYERNTEKERIEYGVSENIIDGDSGEKLDKVYLGQFIFNYRKLYANSLKFKVNKNKGKNSKRFRNFKVESAKHQRYENSTLLDKVIHFLNNPGIIYHSTPRES, encoded by the exons atgatttatttagagaataaaatgattctacacatgtgtaaatttttattaatatttttgtaCATCAGTTTGCTGAGATTTTGTGTATTGGTAAATGGCAACTTTGTCCCTGATAGCTTCATGGGTTTATCTACGGTAATAGGCCCTGATACCTATGGAATACTGAACCAGTATAAAAATCTATACACTGAAGGGTTATCGCAATTTGTCTCAGACAAAGTTAATTTGAGCAAGTATAAAAGGTTTTACACCGAATTTGAACCTGTTGCGgctaatatttttacaaagtATAAACAGGTCACAGCGATTTTCATGAGCACTTCGAGATTCTATTACAACTACCGTCACTCGGGAAATGTATTTGCAGTGTTGtcaaaatatgttaaattcGGGCAACTCTCAAATAAATACATGTCACCCATCCTACCAGAAACTTGCGCCTGTCATCCAACTAACACTGCGGCGG GCAGAATCTACGTTGATTCTAACGTTAATCTTAAGTATTACAAGGGTGTAATATCTAAAGACGAATCGAACATTTATTATGAAGACTTGATAATTAAATACAACGGTCACGGACTCCTAAAGAAACATTTCAGATATGCCATGACCGGCAGATATCCCAAACAATTCCCAAACTCCTTAAAAGTCTACACACAATACACCG TGGGAGATGAGGTGGGAAGTAATAAGTTTGTGTATATGACGGGTCATGGAGGAGATTCGTATCTCCAATTTCAGGCTAAAGACTTTATTTCATCAGTTGAGATGGCGACGAATTTTAAGGAAATGTACCTAAAAGAGCCGAGGATGAAGATATTCACACTACTGGACACCTGCCAAGCGTCTACAATGTATACCCATGTGGACAAGGAGATTCCACTGGTGTGGATCGCCTCAAGTGTCAGGGGTGAGAGTAGCTACAGTCATAACCCAAACCCGTACATCTCAATCTCGACATGTGACAAATTCACATTTGTGCTGAGTAACTTTTTGAACAGTGTGTTATCGGGGATTGTCCATGGAACTAATAAGGCCTCGGTGTCCAGACTCTCACTCAGACAACTGCTGAGAAATTATGAACGGAACACTGAGAAGGAAAGGATCGAATACGGCGTCAGTGAGAACATAATTGACGGAGATTCGGGGGAAAAGTTGGATAAAGTTTATTTAGGGCAGTTTATATTCAATTATCGTAAATTATACGCCAACTCGCTCAAGTTCAAggttaataaaaataaaggtaaaaatTCCAAGAGGTTTAGAAACTTTAAAGTTGAAAGTGCCAAGCACCAAAGATACGAAAATTCAACACTCCTAGACAAGGTTATCCATTTCCTCAATAATCCTGGAATTATTTATCACTCAACGCCAAGAGAATCAtga
- the mrp gene encoding ParA/MinD ATPase like family protein produces the protein MSFNVKNVIAIHSCKGGVGKSTVAVSLALTLASKGISVGICDLDICGPSLAELFSLNRDSVKWNQIQSNCHSSAGNNNNTRVDLKYSNETCDLKKENKNSMLLEPKEVEGIKIMSSEFLLPKNYTGYSAYRGPIMDQICYEMVYKTNWDGVEYLILDLPPGTSDVIISLVENIHISGSILITTPNILSTNDLIKGIKLFKDMEIPILSIVENMSYYICECCCTRRNIFGNSKVESICKEFQVEHFVKLPLMSWDQDETTYKLSSGSVASLFNLALISNYHNSKTVQESFNNLVEYLSLKCKYQPQMKKIEATCCYKAEESIAENGIDW, from the exons atgagttttaatgtaaaaaatgtaattgCAATTCACAGTTGCAAGGGAGGAGTAGGAAAGTCCACAGTTGCAGTATCTTTAGCTCTAACACTGGCTTCAAAGGGAATCTCGGTAGGAATTTGTGATTTGGACATTTGTGGACCAAGTTTAGCCGAATTATTCTCTCTCAATAGAGATTCCGTTAAATGGAATCAAATACAATCAAATTGTCACAGTTCTGCCggaaataataataatacgagggttgatttaaaatattccaaTGAAACATGtgatttaaaaaaagaaaataaaaattctatGTTATTGGAGCCTAAAGAGGTAGAGGGGATTAAAATCATGTCATCTGAGTTTTTACTACCCAAAAATTACACC ggaTACTCTGCGTACAGAGGACCCATTATGGACCAGATTTGCTATGAAATGGTATATAAAACTAACTGGGACGGAGTAGAATATTTAATACTGGACCTTCCTCCTGGCACAAGCGATGTTATAATCTCACTAGTGGAGAATATACACATCTCCGGCTCAATTCTCATCACAACTCCTAACATCCTAAG TACGAATGATTTGATAAAGGGTATTAAGTTATTTAAGGATATGGAGATACCAATCCTCTCAATAGTAGAAAATATGTCATATTATATTTGTGAGTGTTGTTGTACCAGGAGGAATATATTTGGAAATTCTAAAGTTGAGTCCATTTGTAAAGAATTTCAAGTTGAACACTTTGTTAAATTGCCCTTAATGAGCTGGGATCAAGATGAAACAACTTATAAATTAAGCTCTGGTTCCGTGGCATCGCTGTTTAATTTGGCTCTTATTTCCAACTACCATAACTCTAAAACAGTTCAGGAATCTTTTAATAATCTTGTAGAatatttaagtttaaaGTGTAAATATCAACCGCAGATGAAGAA GATTGAGGCTACATGTTGTTATAAAGCTGAAGAATCTATCGCTGAAAATGGGATTGACTGGTGA